The following nucleotide sequence is from Tardiphaga alba.
AAGTTTACGCTGCAGGAATTTCCGCATCACGCGTGATCGAAGACACGGCCGAAATCGAGAAAGAGCATTTTCTTTCTCAGGACCGACACGGACGGACAGGTTGGGTCTTCGACCGTGCCTCTCCCGCCATCGTCCTGCGGCGCTCCGGGCAGACCGGTGCCCACGCCTCAGGTCACCTAGCGAAGTCGGTGACGCGATCATGCGTCCGCTCGATCGCCCCCGGCTACAACCGCTCTAGGCCGCCCGCACCGCCGACAGGAACTGATTGACCTGATCGGTCAGATCTCTGGATTGCCGCGACAGCCCCTCCGCGGCGTTCAACACCTGCGCCGCCGCCGCGCCGGAAACGTCCACCGCCTGCCTGACGCCTGCGATGTTCGTGCTCACCTCACGCGTCCCTCGCGCAGCTTCCTGGACGCTGCGGGAAATTTCCATCGTCGCGGATCCCTGCTCCTCGATCGCGGCCGCGATCGCGGAGCTTATCCGGTTCATCTCCCCGATCACGTTGGCGACGTCCTGGATGGCCGAGACGGTATGATTGCTGGCCGACTGGATCGACGTCACCTGTTCCGCGATGTCCGTCGTCGCCCTCGCCGTCTGTTCCGCCAGAGACTTCACCTCCGAAGCGACGACGGCAAAGCCTCTGCCGGCGTCGCCTGCACGGGCCGCCTCGATGGTGGCGTTCAAAGCCAAAAGGTTGGTCTGCGCAGCGATGCTGTTGATCAGCGTCACCACGTCGCCGATCCGTTTCGCGCCATCCGCAAGCGACAGCGCCGTTTCGCCGGTCTGGCGCGCGTTCTCCACGGCGCGTGCCGCGATATCCGCCGACTGAGCGACCTGGCGCCCGATTTCGGTGATCGACGACGACAGCTCCTCCGTCGCGCTCGCGACCGACTGAACGTTCCCGGATGTCTGATCAGAGGCGCCTGCGACCACCACGGCCTGGCTACCCGCGGTCTGCGCGGTAGCCTCCATGGATCGTGCCGTATCCTCCATGGCGCCCGAAGCGCGCGACAGTCCGCCGACAAGCTCCTGGATCGCCACCTCGAATGTAGATGTCAGCTTCTCCAACATCTTCGCCCGACCTGCCTTGGCTTCGCTATCCGCCGCCTTGTCCGCGGCCAGCCTTTCGGCGTCCATCATGCTCGTCTTGAACACCTCGACCGCCGCCGCCATGGCCCCGATCTCGTCGTTTCGACCGGCGCTCGGGACCTCGCCGGCGAGATCGCCTCCGGCCAGTCGCGACATGCTCGCAGTGAGGTCCACGATGGGCTTGCAGATCCGTCGCCGCACCATCACGACGACTGCGACATCCGCTGCGGCAAGAATCGCGAGACCACAGAGGGCCAGGATCAGACCGAAGCCGGCAGACGAGCGCGCCTCTTCCAGCACCTGCTCCGCATTCGCGTAGAAGGCGTCCCGGACGTCGATGATCGCGCCGAGGCCTTTCTGGGACTCGGTGTAATACGTGTCGACGTCGTGCTCGAACTTGCCCGTCGCCGCGCCGTCCTTCACCATCTTCAGTTCCTTGCCGAACCTATCGACGTAGGCCGCATTCATCTTATCGAGGGCGGCGGACACGTTGGCCGGCGTCGTCGCGACACCGCGCAGCGCCTGCAGGGACGCCAGTATCTGGTCCGAACGGCCCTGGATGCGACTGAGCTCCAGCCGCTCCGCATCGGTCGCCGGCCTGCCGGAGCCGACCACGTTCTTGTGCAGGCTCGCGTTCAGACCGCCGACGTCTCGGAGCGTCCAGGAGATGTTCGCCAGACTGGCCTGGCGGTAGGCATCGCCGTCAAGCTTTGCGATCCTACGGACCTGCTCGTCCAGGAGAGCAGTGACGGCGTTGTTGAACACGGCGTTGTCCGCCACGATCTTGCGGCCGGCATCCTTGCGGGCGTCGGCCGGGCCGTCCATCGCCTTGTCCATGGCCTCCCGCAACGTAACGAATTTGGCATTCAAGGCGTCGATCTCGTTCGCGATACGCGCGCCGTCAACGAACGGACCCGGAAGTCCCTTACGAAGTTCCAACATCTTGGCGCGCGCGCCGTCCGTCTGCTTGCGGTATCTGTCGATCAGCTCCGCCTTCGCCTTCGGATCGATGGTGGCCGGCCCGTACAGGATATTGGTGGCGAAGCCCCGTTCCGAATTCAGGTAACGCGGAATGTCGCCGACGGAGCGGACGATCGCCAACCGCCCTTGCGCTTCGTGCACCCGGTCGAGAGCGGCGTACTTCGTGCCAGCGACGTAGAGGGCAACGCCTCCACCGACTACCGAGAGAGACACGACGGCGACCGTGAGCAAAGTGCTGATCTTCATTTTCGACCGAATGCCTTATTGGTTAATGCATGGCGAACGTATGCCGCTCCCCTTAATTCGAGGTTTAGCTTCGGCACCTGCCTACGATTTAATCAGCTGTTCACCAGCGTAGACGGTCTCGACGATAGAGCCTTGCCGGTGCGCGGGCGTTGATCACTTCCGCAACTTTCGCGTCATAACCTTTTACCGACCGCAAACATCGCGTTCGGAAGGCTGATGATCCAAACGTTGAGGAAGACGCTCTTGCCACTGGGCGAGACGAGCATACGGAAGAGCCCGGCGCTGTGTCTGGCCTTGGCGGGACTCGGGTTGCTGGCCACCATCACATGCGCGACGGTGTCTCTCATCGACCATTTCCGCGAACGCGCGCTGCTTAGTGCGGAGCGGGAGTTGTCCAGCACCGTCCGGATGCTATCCCGCCATTTCGACGAACAATTCGCGGATTCGGCGACGATCGCTTCCGACCTGATCCGGAGGCTCGACATTCCCGGGTTGGGCTCGGCCGATCAGCTCCGATCGAGGCTGTCGGGCGAAAATGCCCGCGCCATGATGCGATCGCGAGGTATCTCGTACCTCGGAGACGTCTCCATATTCGATATCGACGGCAACATGGTCAACTGGTCCCAGATGTCGCCCGTGCCGAAGCTGAACGTTGCTCAGCGCGGATACTTCAAGCGCTTCACGACCGATCCCTCCGCGCCCGACGTGCTGACCGAGACCGCCCCGAGCCTTCTGACCGGCAAGTGGCACATGA
It contains:
- a CDS encoding methyl-accepting chemotaxis protein, which translates into the protein MKISTLLTVAVVSLSVVGGGVALYVAGTKYAALDRVHEAQGRLAIVRSVGDIPRYLNSERGFATNILYGPATIDPKAKAELIDRYRKQTDGARAKMLELRKGLPGPFVDGARIANEIDALNAKFVTLREAMDKAMDGPADARKDAGRKIVADNAVFNNAVTALLDEQVRRIAKLDGDAYRQASLANISWTLRDVGGLNASLHKNVVGSGRPATDAERLELSRIQGRSDQILASLQALRGVATTPANVSAALDKMNAAYVDRFGKELKMVKDGAATGKFEHDVDTYYTESQKGLGAIIDVRDAFYANAEQVLEEARSSAGFGLILALCGLAILAAADVAVVVMVRRRICKPIVDLTASMSRLAGGDLAGEVPSAGRNDEIGAMAAAVEVFKTSMMDAERLAADKAADSEAKAGRAKMLEKLTSTFEVAIQELVGGLSRASGAMEDTARSMEATAQTAGSQAVVVAGASDQTSGNVQSVASATEELSSSITEIGRQVAQSADIAARAVENARQTGETALSLADGAKRIGDVVTLINSIAAQTNLLALNATIEAARAGDAGRGFAVVASEVKSLAEQTARATTDIAEQVTSIQSASNHTVSAIQDVANVIGEMNRISSAIAAAIEEQGSATMEISRSVQEAARGTREVSTNIAGVRQAVDVSGAAAAQVLNAAEGLSRQSRDLTDQVNQFLSAVRAA